A genomic segment from Streptomyces sp. NBC_01233 encodes:
- a CDS encoding N-acetylmuramoyl-L-alanine amidase, producing the protein MTTTDTTGPGFLTVYGHGGTRPEASSLQTRPGETVPNHVTTPVADGRAGIRNSYDGSNHVITDLFGHFTRG; encoded by the coding sequence GTGACCACCACCGACACCACCGGCCCCGGCTTCCTGACCGTCTACGGACACGGCGGCACGCGGCCCGAGGCGAGCAGCCTCCAGACGCGCCCCGGCGAGACCGTCCCCAACCACGTCACCACCCCCGTGGCGGACGGCCGCGCCGGCATCCGGAACAGCTACGACGGCAGCAACCACGTGATCACCGACCTGTTCGGCCACTTCACCCGGGGCTGA
- a CDS encoding prenyltransferase → MSSPGRTEHLVLDGVLTAEQAAATVAGILAAQRADGAIPWFRGHHLDPWDHTEAAMALDAAGEHEAAERAYAWLARHQNQDGSWYAAYADRPQGVDTTEPQDASRESNFTAYIAVGVWHHYLSTGDDTFLDRMWPAVYAAVECVLTLQQPGGEIGWKREADGTAVTDALLTGSSSIHQALRCALAIAEHREEPQPDWELAAGALRHAIRRHPERFLDKNHYSMDWYYPVLGGALTGAEATARIEQRWDEFVVPGLGVRCVLPNPWVTGGESCELALALWATGESDRALEILRSITHLRADNGMYWTGYVFQDEAVWPVEQTTWTAGSLLLAVAALGGDEATTEVFGGTSLPAGLEPDCCG, encoded by the coding sequence GTGAGCTCGCCCGGACGCACCGAACACCTGGTCCTGGACGGCGTACTGACCGCCGAGCAGGCCGCCGCGACGGTGGCGGGCATCCTCGCCGCCCAGCGCGCGGACGGGGCCATCCCGTGGTTCCGCGGGCACCACCTCGACCCGTGGGACCACACCGAGGCCGCGATGGCGCTGGACGCGGCCGGCGAGCACGAGGCCGCCGAGCGGGCGTACGCGTGGCTGGCGCGGCACCAGAACCAGGACGGCTCCTGGTACGCGGCCTACGCCGACCGGCCGCAGGGCGTGGACACCACCGAGCCGCAGGACGCCAGCCGCGAGAGCAACTTCACCGCCTACATAGCCGTCGGCGTCTGGCACCACTACCTGTCCACCGGCGACGACACCTTCCTCGACCGCATGTGGCCGGCCGTCTACGCGGCCGTGGAGTGCGTCCTGACGCTCCAGCAGCCGGGCGGCGAGATCGGCTGGAAGCGGGAGGCCGACGGCACCGCCGTCACCGACGCCCTCCTCACCGGCTCCTCCTCCATCCACCAGGCACTGCGCTGCGCCTTGGCCATCGCCGAGCACCGCGAGGAGCCGCAGCCCGACTGGGAGCTGGCCGCGGGCGCCCTGCGGCACGCGATCCGGCGCCACCCCGAGCGGTTCCTCGACAAGAACCACTACTCGATGGACTGGTACTACCCGGTCCTCGGCGGCGCCCTGACCGGCGCCGAGGCCACGGCGCGCATCGAGCAGCGCTGGGACGAGTTCGTGGTCCCAGGCCTCGGCGTGCGCTGCGTCCTGCCCAACCCGTGGGTGACGGGCGGCGAGTCCTGCGAGCTGGCGCTCGCGCTGTGGGCGACGGGGGAGTCCGACCGGGCCCTGGAGATCCTGCGCTCGATCACCCACCTGCGCGCCGACAACGGCATGTACTGGACGGGATACGTCTTCCAGGACGAGGCCGTCTGGCCCGTGGAGCAGACCACCTGGACCGCCGGGTCCCTGCTGCTCGCCGTGGCGGCGCTGGGCGGGGACGAGGCCACCACCGAGGTGTTCGGCGGGACCTCGCTCCCGGCCGGACTGGAGCCGGACTGCTGCGGCTGA
- a CDS encoding class I SAM-dependent methyltransferase, translated as MLTVDFSRFPLAAGDRVLDLGCGAGRHAFECYRRGAQVVAVDRNGEEIREVAKWFAAMKEAGEAPAGATATAMEGDALALPFPDDSFDVVIISEVMEHIPDDKGVLAEMVRVLKPGGRIAITVPRYGPEKICWALSDAYHEVEGGHIRIYKADELLGKMRAAGLKPYGTHHAHGLHSPYWWLKCAFGVDNDKALPVKAYHKLLVWDIMKKPLATRLAEQALNPLIGKSFVAYATKPHLPVGATQ; from the coding sequence GTGCTGACCGTCGATTTCTCCCGGTTCCCGCTCGCCGCAGGCGACCGCGTACTCGATCTGGGCTGCGGCGCAGGCCGGCACGCCTTCGAGTGCTACCGGAGAGGCGCCCAGGTGGTCGCCGTCGACCGCAACGGCGAGGAGATCCGCGAGGTCGCCAAGTGGTTCGCCGCCATGAAGGAGGCCGGCGAGGCCCCCGCCGGGGCCACCGCCACCGCCATGGAGGGCGACGCCCTCGCCCTGCCCTTTCCCGACGACTCCTTCGACGTCGTGATCATCTCCGAGGTCATGGAGCACATCCCCGACGACAAGGGCGTGCTCGCCGAGATGGTGCGCGTGCTCAAGCCCGGCGGGCGCATCGCCATAACCGTCCCGCGCTACGGCCCCGAGAAGATCTGCTGGGCGCTCTCCGACGCCTACCACGAGGTCGAGGGCGGCCACATCCGCATCTACAAGGCGGACGAGCTGCTCGGCAAGATGAGGGCCGCGGGCCTCAAGCCGTACGGCACTCACCACGCGCACGGGCTGCACTCCCCGTACTGGTGGCTCAAGTGCGCCTTCGGCGTCGACAACGACAAGGCGCTGCCCGTCAAGGCGTACCACAAGCTCCTGGTCTGGGACATCATGAAGAAGCCGCTGGCCACGCGGCTCGCCGAGCAGGCCCTGAACCCGCTCATCGGCAAGAGCTTCGTGGCGTACGCGACCAAGCCCCACCTCCCCGTCGGCGCGACCCAGTGA
- a CDS encoding glycosyltransferase family 4 protein yields the protein MTAEAMVTSPFAGSATDGDRPLRIALLTYKGNPFCGGQGVYVRHLSRELVQLGHSVEVIGAQPYPVLDTGASLTELPSLDLYRSPDPFRTPGREEYRDWIDAVEVATMWTGGFPEPLTFSLRARRHLAARAGDFDVIHDNQTLGYGLLGDLGAPLVTTIHHPITVDRKLDLDAAQGRVKRASVRRWYAFTRMQGRVARRLPSVLTVSGSSKQEIAQHLGVRDERIHVVHIGADTDLWSPDASVAEVPGRIVTTSSADVPLKGLVYLVEALAKLRTEQPEAHLVVVGKRAEQGPVARAIETYGLQDAVRFVKGITDAELVDLVRSAQIACVPSLYEGFSLPAAEAMATGTPLVATTGGAIPEVAGPDGETCLAVPPGDAGALAAALGRMLGDPQLRARLGAAGRERVLTRFTWAKAAEGTAAHYRAAIEQAARTRRAR from the coding sequence GTGACCGCTGAGGCCATGGTGACGAGCCCTTTCGCGGGTTCCGCCACCGACGGCGACCGCCCGCTGCGCATTGCACTCCTCACCTATAAGGGGAACCCGTTCTGCGGCGGCCAGGGCGTCTACGTCCGCCACCTCTCGCGCGAGCTCGTACAGCTGGGGCACTCCGTCGAAGTGATCGGCGCGCAGCCCTACCCGGTGCTCGACACGGGCGCCTCGCTCACCGAGCTCCCGAGCCTGGACCTGTACCGCAGCCCCGACCCCTTCCGTACGCCGGGGCGCGAGGAGTACCGGGACTGGATCGACGCCGTCGAGGTCGCCACCATGTGGACCGGCGGCTTCCCCGAGCCGCTGACCTTCTCGCTGCGCGCCCGCCGCCATCTGGCCGCGCGCGCGGGGGACTTCGACGTCATCCACGACAACCAGACCCTCGGGTACGGCCTCCTCGGCGACCTCGGCGCACCGCTGGTCACGACGATCCACCACCCCATCACCGTCGACCGCAAGCTCGACCTCGATGCCGCGCAGGGCCGGGTGAAGCGGGCGTCCGTGCGCCGCTGGTACGCCTTCACCCGCATGCAGGGCCGCGTGGCCCGCAGGCTCCCGTCCGTCCTCACCGTCTCCGGATCCTCCAAGCAGGAGATCGCCCAGCACCTGGGCGTCCGGGACGAGCGCATCCACGTCGTGCACATCGGCGCCGACACCGACCTGTGGTCGCCGGACGCCTCCGTCGCCGAGGTCCCCGGCCGCATCGTCACCACCTCCAGTGCCGACGTCCCCCTCAAGGGGCTCGTGTACCTCGTCGAGGCCCTCGCGAAGCTGCGCACCGAGCAGCCCGAGGCCCACCTCGTCGTCGTCGGCAAGCGCGCCGAGCAGGGGCCGGTCGCCCGCGCCATCGAGACGTACGGGCTCCAGGACGCCGTCCGCTTCGTCAAGGGCATCACCGACGCCGAACTCGTCGACCTCGTCCGCAGCGCCCAGATCGCCTGCGTCCCCTCCCTCTACGAGGGCTTCTCGCTCCCGGCGGCCGAAGCCATGGCCACCGGCACCCCGCTCGTCGCCACCACCGGCGGTGCGATCCCCGAGGTCGCCGGACCCGACGGCGAGACCTGCCTCGCGGTGCCCCCGGGCGACGCGGGCGCACTGGCCGCCGCGCTGGGCCGGATGCTGGGCGACCCGCAGCTGCGGGCCCGCCTCGGCGCCGCCGGGCGCGAACGGGTCCTGACCCGCTTCACCTGGGCCAAGGCCGCCGAAGGCACCGCCGCGCACTACCGCGCCGCCATCGAGCAGGCCGCCCGTACCCGCCGCGCGCGGTGA
- the iscB gene encoding RNA-guided endonuclease IscB, translating to MFVLDKHGTPLQPTTPARARELLKKGRAAVARHTPFVIRLKDRTVSESQVDGVELGIDPGSKCTGIAVFTAKDGERRGLYAVELTHRGGGIRDKLTARAAYRRGRRTRNLRHRAPRFSNRTRPKGWLAPSLRHRVDTTMSWTTRLARWAPVRAVHVERVAFDTHAMSNGGQLEGAEYQHGTLCGTEVREYLLAKWGRACAYCGATEVPLNIDHIHPRSRGGSDRISNLCTACIPCNEKKSNQPLKDFLKHSPGTLTRILAQAKAPLNDAAAVNATRWALWRALGAAFPTVHTASGGRTKWNRQRTGTSKTHTLDALCVGVLDTVTRTPARVLAVTATGRGTYTRTRTDKYGFPRLRLPRQKTFFGYQTGDLTRAVVPTGKKAGTHTGRIAVRATGRFNIKTAHGLIQGIGHKHFRLIQRADGYAYTTRPEGPPDTT from the coding sequence GTGTTCGTCCTGGACAAGCACGGCACACCGCTGCAACCGACCACACCCGCCAGGGCCCGCGAGCTCCTCAAGAAGGGCCGGGCTGCCGTTGCGCGGCACACTCCGTTCGTGATCCGCCTCAAAGACCGCACGGTCTCCGAGTCGCAGGTGGACGGTGTGGAGCTCGGAATCGACCCCGGATCGAAGTGCACAGGCATCGCCGTGTTCACCGCGAAGGACGGTGAGCGCCGTGGCCTGTACGCGGTCGAGCTGACCCACCGGGGCGGCGGCATCCGGGACAAGCTCACCGCTCGCGCCGCCTACCGGCGTGGCAGGCGAACCCGCAACCTGCGTCATCGCGCTCCGCGCTTCTCCAACCGCACCCGACCCAAGGGCTGGCTCGCGCCGTCGCTGCGTCACCGTGTGGACACCACCATGTCGTGGACCACACGGCTCGCACGCTGGGCACCCGTTCGCGCGGTGCATGTGGAGCGGGTCGCGTTCGACACTCACGCCATGTCCAATGGCGGACAGCTGGAGGGGGCCGAGTACCAGCACGGCACCCTGTGCGGCACAGAAGTCCGCGAATACCTGCTGGCCAAGTGGGGCCGGGCCTGTGCCTACTGCGGCGCTACCGAAGTCCCGCTCAACATCGACCACATCCACCCCCGCTCACGCGGCGGCAGCGACCGCATCTCCAACCTGTGCACAGCGTGCATCCCATGCAACGAGAAGAAGTCCAACCAGCCACTCAAGGACTTCCTCAAGCATTCCCCAGGCACGTTGACCCGGATCCTCGCCCAGGCCAAAGCCCCTCTCAACGACGCGGCAGCCGTCAACGCCACCCGCTGGGCCCTCTGGCGCGCCCTCGGCGCCGCATTCCCCACGGTGCACACCGCATCCGGGGGCCGCACCAAATGGAACCGTCAGCGGACCGGCACCTCGAAGACCCATACCCTCGACGCCCTGTGCGTCGGCGTGCTCGACACCGTCACCCGCACCCCGGCCCGCGTCCTCGCGGTCACCGCGACCGGACGCGGCACATACACCCGCACCCGCACCGACAAGTACGGCTTCCCCCGCCTGCGACTGCCCAGGCAAAAGACGTTCTTCGGCTACCAGACCGGAGACCTCACCCGCGCAGTCGTCCCCACCGGGAAGAAGGCCGGCACCCACACCGGACGGATCGCCGTCCGCGCCACCGGCAGGTTCAACATCAAAACCGCCCACGGCCTCATCCAAGGCATCGGGCACAAACACTTCCGCCTCATCCAACGAGCCGACGGCTACGCCTACACCACCCGACCCGAAGGACCTCCGGACACCACCTGA
- a CDS encoding TetR family transcriptional regulator has translation MPAEVKAVITPASPPLTERQEARRRRILHASAQLASRGGFDAVQMREVAEAAGVALGTLYRYFPSKVHLLVATMQDQLQHMHTTLRKRPPAGEDPAARVAETLMRAFRALQREPQLADAMVRALTFADRSVSPEVDTVSRLTTAIILDAMGLEHPPTAEQLSAVRVIEHTWHSALITWLSGRASIAQVKIDIEMVCRLIDLTAPEKA, from the coding sequence ATGCCAGCGGAAGTGAAGGCCGTCATCACACCGGCGTCGCCTCCCCTGACGGAGCGCCAGGAGGCGCGCCGCCGCCGGATCCTGCACGCCAGTGCCCAGTTGGCCAGCCGGGGCGGTTTCGACGCCGTCCAGATGCGTGAGGTCGCGGAGGCGGCCGGCGTGGCGCTCGGCACGCTCTACCGCTACTTCCCGTCCAAGGTGCACCTGCTGGTCGCCACCATGCAGGACCAGCTCCAGCACATGCACACCACGCTGCGCAAGCGCCCGCCGGCCGGGGAGGACCCGGCGGCCCGGGTCGCGGAGACCCTGATGCGGGCCTTCCGCGCCCTCCAGCGGGAACCGCAGCTGGCCGACGCGATGGTGCGGGCGCTGACCTTCGCGGACCGTAGCGTGAGCCCCGAGGTGGACACGGTGTCCCGGCTGACCACAGCGATCATCCTGGACGCGATGGGCCTGGAGCACCCGCCGACGGCTGAACAGCTCTCGGCGGTCCGGGTCATCGAGCACACCTGGCACTCGGCGCTGATCACGTGGCTTTCAGGCCGTGCCTCGATCGCCCAGGTCAAGATCGACATCGAGATGGTGTGCCGCCTGATCGACCTGACGGCCCCGGAAAAGGCCTGA
- a CDS encoding VOC family protein, protein MASLVRHLTIDCSDAYRLGQFWAAVLDGSLADDDFPGDPEALVTAPGSTLLFVTVPDTKTVKNRVHVDLQPQDRTRDEEVERIVALGATLVGDHRRADGSGWVTLADPEGNEFCVERSAAEMAK, encoded by the coding sequence ATGGCCTCTCTTGTGCGACACCTCACCATCGACTGCTCCGACGCCTACCGCCTCGGGCAGTTCTGGGCCGCCGTCCTGGACGGCTCGCTCGCCGACGACGACTTCCCCGGGGACCCCGAGGCACTGGTCACTGCGCCCGGCTCGACCCTGCTGTTCGTGACGGTCCCCGACACCAAGACCGTGAAGAACCGGGTGCACGTGGACCTCCAGCCGCAGGACCGCACGCGTGACGAGGAGGTCGAGCGCATAGTGGCCCTGGGCGCCACCCTCGTCGGCGACCACCGGCGGGCCGACGGGAGCGGCTGGGTGACCCTCGCCGACCCCGAGGGGAACGAGTTCTGCGTCGAGCGGAGCGCCGCCGAAATGGCGAAGTAG
- a CDS encoding ferredoxin, which translates to MGDRWQVEVDRAVCIGSGMCVNHAPDGFVLDSARQSHPRTAQSDANEPILTAAEGCPVEAILITLAGSGEPVFPPEE; encoded by the coding sequence ATGGGTGACCGCTGGCAGGTCGAGGTGGACCGGGCGGTCTGCATCGGCTCGGGCATGTGCGTGAACCACGCCCCGGACGGCTTCGTCCTGGACTCGGCGCGACAGTCCCACCCCCGCACCGCGCAGTCGGACGCGAACGAACCGATCCTCACGGCGGCGGAGGGCTGCCCGGTGGAGGCCATCCTGATCACCCTGGCCGGCTCGGGCGAACCCGTCTTCCCGCCGGAGGAGTAG
- a CDS encoding aldehyde dehydrogenase, whose amino-acid sequence MTELVEHGQLFIGGEWTDPLGTDTIRIVSPHTEQVIGSVPHASKRDVDRAVAAARKAFDEGPWPRMTLDERIAVVTRIKDAIAVRHEEIARSISSQNGSPYSWSVLAQALGPMMVYDAAITVARAYPYEEHRRGVLGPILVRREPVGVVAAVIPWNVPQFVAAAKLAPALLTGSTVILKPSPEAPLDSYILADIAREAGLPEGVLSILPADREVSEYLVGHPGIDKVAFTGSVAAGKRVMEVAARNLTRVTLELGGKSAAVILPDADLDTAIAGIVPAAWMNNGQACVAQTRILAPRSRYEEVAEALAAAAGALVVGDPLDPATQLGPLVAQRQQQRSLDYIRIGQEEGAKVLSGGGRPAGLDRGWYVEPTLFGDVDNSMRIAREEIFGPVVCLIPYGDEAEAVRVANDSDFGLSGSVWTGDVEHGIDFGRRIRTGTFNVNTFSLDMLGPFGGYKNSGVGREFGPEGLSEYLEHKMIHLPAGYEAGA is encoded by the coding sequence ATGACCGAGCTCGTGGAACACGGACAACTGTTCATCGGCGGGGAGTGGACTGATCCGCTGGGCACCGACACGATCCGGATCGTCTCCCCCCACACCGAGCAGGTCATCGGCTCCGTCCCGCACGCCTCGAAGAGGGACGTGGACCGCGCCGTCGCCGCCGCGCGCAAGGCGTTCGACGAGGGGCCCTGGCCGCGGATGACGCTCGACGAGCGCATCGCCGTCGTCACCCGGATCAAGGACGCCATCGCCGTCCGGCACGAGGAGATAGCCCGCTCGATCAGCTCCCAGAACGGGTCCCCGTACTCCTGGAGCGTCCTCGCCCAGGCGCTGGGCCCGATGATGGTCTACGACGCCGCGATCACCGTCGCGCGCGCCTACCCGTACGAGGAGCACCGCCGGGGCGTGCTCGGCCCGATCCTGGTGCGCCGGGAGCCGGTGGGCGTGGTCGCCGCCGTCATCCCCTGGAACGTCCCGCAGTTCGTGGCGGCGGCCAAGCTGGCCCCCGCCCTGCTGACCGGCTCCACGGTGATCCTCAAGCCGTCCCCCGAAGCGCCGCTGGACTCCTACATCCTGGCCGACATCGCGCGGGAGGCCGGACTCCCCGAGGGCGTGCTGTCGATCCTGCCCGCCGACCGCGAGGTCAGCGAGTACCTGGTCGGCCACCCCGGCATCGACAAGGTCGCCTTCACCGGCTCGGTCGCCGCGGGCAAGCGCGTGATGGAGGTCGCCGCGCGCAACCTCACCCGCGTCACCCTCGAACTCGGCGGCAAGTCCGCCGCCGTGATCCTCCCCGACGCGGACCTCGACACGGCCATCGCCGGGATCGTGCCCGCGGCCTGGATGAACAACGGCCAGGCGTGCGTGGCCCAGACCCGGATCCTCGCCCCGCGCAGCCGGTACGAGGAGGTGGCCGAGGCCCTCGCGGCGGCGGCCGGCGCGCTGGTCGTGGGCGACCCGCTCGACCCGGCGACGCAGCTCGGCCCGCTCGTGGCCCAGCGGCAGCAGCAGCGCTCCCTGGACTACATCCGGATCGGCCAGGAGGAGGGCGCGAAGGTCCTGTCGGGCGGCGGCCGTCCGGCGGGCCTGGACCGCGGCTGGTACGTGGAGCCCACCCTCTTCGGCGACGTGGACAACTCCATGAGGATCGCGCGCGAGGAGATCTTCGGCCCGGTCGTCTGCCTGATCCCGTACGGGGACGAGGCGGAGGCGGTACGGGTGGCCAACGACTCGGACTTCGGCCTGAGCGGCAGTGTCTGGACCGGCGACGTCGAGCACGGCATCGACTTCGGGCGGCGGATCCGCACCGGAACCTTCAACGTGAACACCTTCAGCCTGGACATGCTCGGCCCGTTCGGCGGCTACAAGAACAGCGGCGTGGGCCGGGAGTTCGGCCCGGAGGGGCTGAGCGAGTACCTGGAGCACAAGATGATCCACCTCCCGGCAGGCTACGAGGCGGGTGCCTGA
- a CDS encoding MBL fold metallo-hydrolase, with translation MPEDTSQVTDHGGGVWGIKVPIPDNPLGHTLVHVLDTDRGPVLVDTGWDDPESWDTLVAGLAALGIAVADVHGVVITHHHPDHHGLSGQVREASGAWIAMHAADTEVVVRTRASEPGVWFDYMSAKLAAAGAPEEHIAPLRAARTSGRMRTLPGLRAAVPDREIVPAELLPLAGRRLRAIWTPGHTPGHVCLHLEEAHPANLPGNGRLFSGDHLLPGISPHIGLYEAPEDTRVTDPLGDYLDSLERIGRLAPAEVLPAHQHAFTDAPARVRELLDHHEERLSGLWALLAEPLTPWGLAERMEWNRPWEQIPFGSRTIAVSEAEAHLRRLVKQGRAEAVPGTDPVTYRAA, from the coding sequence ATGCCGGAGGACACGTCACAGGTCACCGATCACGGCGGAGGCGTGTGGGGAATCAAGGTGCCCATCCCCGACAACCCCCTCGGGCACACCCTCGTCCACGTCCTCGACACCGACCGCGGCCCGGTCCTCGTCGACACCGGCTGGGACGACCCCGAGTCCTGGGACACCCTCGTCGCCGGCCTCGCCGCGCTCGGCATCGCCGTCGCCGACGTCCACGGCGTGGTCATCACCCACCACCACCCCGACCACCACGGGCTCTCCGGCCAGGTCCGCGAGGCGTCCGGCGCCTGGATCGCCATGCACGCCGCCGACACCGAGGTCGTCGTCCGCACCCGCGCCTCCGAGCCCGGCGTCTGGTTCGACTACATGAGCGCGAAACTCGCCGCCGCAGGAGCCCCCGAGGAACACATCGCCCCCCTGCGCGCCGCCCGCACGAGCGGCCGCATGCGGACCCTGCCCGGGCTGCGCGCCGCCGTGCCCGACCGGGAGATCGTCCCCGCCGAACTCCTCCCCCTCGCCGGCCGCCGGCTGCGCGCGATCTGGACCCCCGGGCACACGCCCGGCCACGTCTGCCTGCACCTGGAGGAGGCCCATCCCGCGAACCTGCCCGGCAACGGCCGCCTCTTCTCCGGGGACCACCTGCTGCCCGGGATCTCCCCGCACATCGGCCTGTACGAGGCCCCGGAGGACACCCGCGTCACCGACCCCCTCGGCGACTACCTCGACTCCCTCGAACGCATCGGCCGGCTGGCGCCCGCCGAGGTGCTCCCCGCCCACCAGCACGCCTTCACCGACGCACCCGCCCGCGTACGGGAACTACTGGACCACCACGAGGAACGGCTGTCCGGGCTGTGGGCCCTGCTGGCCGAACCGCTGACCCCGTGGGGGCTGGCGGAGCGCATGGAGTGGAACCGGCCCTGGGAGCAGATCCCGTTCGGCTCCCGCACCATCGCCGTCTCGGAAGCGGAAGCCCACCTGCGGCGCCTGGTCAAGCAGGGCCGCGCGGAGGCCGTCCCGGGCACCGACCCGGTGACGTACCGGGCCGCGTAA
- a CDS encoding prenyltransferase/squalene oxidase repeat-containing protein, whose product MNVRRSAAALAASAVLCVGVAPAALADTAPPASPSAPPVIPSGLYGKDDPAYDGVWRQSFALLAQDTVGVKPAAQAVDWLVGQQCANGSFPAFRADTTKDCDATAYIDSNATAAAVQALTALGGHGESVKKALAWLKSVQNEDGGWNSNPGGAMDNGTDANSTAIVISALTAAGEKPAETKSKAGKTPYEALLSFQLGCAAEPATDRGAFAFQPVDGKLLANGDATAAAALAGLGKGSAVVPSGTDTPATALTCPAAGTADPAAAAQGAAGYLAEALKKDGHLTAVTPGADQPTPDTGNTVDAVIALAAAGHKQSAAGALEWLKANSAQWAKGNPAALGTLVLAAHATGTDPKSFGGTDLVAALNATGPAPQGADADATAVESGKDESSGGQNLWWIIGAGGAACVGIGILLSGRRKKNQL is encoded by the coding sequence ATGAACGTCCGCCGCAGCGCAGCCGCGCTCGCCGCCTCCGCCGTGCTCTGCGTGGGTGTCGCCCCCGCAGCCCTCGCCGACACCGCGCCGCCCGCCTCCCCCTCAGCACCCCCGGTCATCCCCTCCGGCCTCTACGGCAAGGACGACCCCGCGTACGACGGCGTGTGGCGGCAGTCCTTCGCGCTGCTCGCCCAGGACACCGTGGGCGTCAAGCCCGCCGCGCAGGCCGTGGACTGGCTGGTCGGCCAGCAGTGCGCGAACGGCTCCTTCCCCGCCTTCCGCGCGGACACCACCAAGGACTGCGACGCGACGGCGTATATCGACTCCAACGCGACCGCCGCCGCCGTACAGGCGCTGACCGCGCTCGGCGGCCACGGTGAGAGCGTCAAGAAGGCGCTCGCCTGGCTCAAGTCCGTGCAGAACGAGGACGGCGGCTGGAACTCCAACCCCGGCGGCGCCATGGACAACGGCACCGACGCCAACTCGACCGCCATCGTGATCAGCGCCCTGACCGCGGCCGGCGAGAAGCCGGCCGAGACCAAGTCGAAGGCGGGCAAGACCCCCTACGAGGCGCTGCTCTCCTTCCAGCTGGGCTGCGCCGCCGAGCCGGCCACCGACCGGGGCGCCTTCGCGTTCCAGCCGGTCGACGGCAAGCTGCTCGCGAACGGCGACGCCACGGCCGCGGCCGCGCTGGCCGGTCTCGGTAAGGGCTCGGCCGTCGTCCCGTCCGGTACGGACACCCCCGCCACGGCGCTGACCTGCCCGGCGGCGGGCACCGCGGACCCGGCGGCAGCGGCCCAGGGCGCGGCGGGCTACCTGGCCGAGGCCCTCAAGAAGGACGGCCACCTGACGGCCGTGACCCCGGGCGCCGACCAGCCGACCCCGGACACCGGCAACACCGTCGACGCGGTGATCGCCCTGGCCGCGGCCGGGCACAAGCAGTCGGCGGCGGGCGCGCTGGAGTGGCTGAAGGCCAACTCCGCGCAGTGGGCGAAGGGCAACCCGGCCGCCCTCGGCACCCTGGTCCTCGCCGCACACGCCACGGGCACCGACCCGAAGTCCTTCGGCGGCACCGACCTCGTCGCCGCACTGAACGCGACCGGCCCGGCCCCGCAGGGCGCGGACGCGGACGCGACGGCCGTGGAGAGCGGGAAGGACGAGTCGTCCGGCGGCCAGAACCTCTGGTGGATCATCGGCGCGGGCGGCGCGGCCTGCGTCGGCATCGGCATCCTGCTGAGCGGCCGCCGGAAGAAGAACCAGCTCTGA
- a CDS encoding SCO2322 family protein → MRRRRPAVALVLALGIVLAVLAAAPAMAAGYRYWSFWDGSGGGQWSYATQGPSMARPADGSVQGFRFSVSKDAAAEAARPRAAAGFEAVCGSTAPAEGRKRVALVIDFGVPADAPAGEAPPQDAPRTACAQVPPDATAAEALASVAKPLRYNSAALLCAISGYPKQGCGEPMADTPAPSTSAAPAAPAPDDGGPSAGLLAGLAAVAALAAAGIWQSRRRTR, encoded by the coding sequence ATGCGCCGCCGCCGGCCCGCCGTGGCCCTGGTTCTCGCCCTCGGGATCGTCCTGGCCGTACTGGCCGCCGCTCCTGCGATGGCGGCGGGCTACCGCTACTGGTCGTTCTGGGACGGCTCGGGCGGCGGCCAGTGGTCGTACGCCACGCAGGGCCCCTCGATGGCCCGCCCGGCGGACGGCTCCGTCCAGGGTTTCCGCTTCTCGGTGAGCAAGGACGCGGCGGCCGAGGCGGCCCGGCCGCGCGCCGCGGCCGGCTTCGAGGCCGTCTGCGGGTCCACCGCACCGGCGGAGGGCCGCAAGCGGGTCGCGCTCGTCATCGACTTCGGCGTCCCGGCGGACGCCCCGGCGGGCGAGGCCCCGCCGCAGGACGCGCCGCGCACGGCCTGCGCGCAGGTGCCCCCGGACGCCACGGCGGCCGAGGCGCTGGCTTCGGTCGCGAAGCCGCTGCGCTACAACAGCGCGGCGCTGCTGTGCGCGATCTCGGGCTACCCGAAGCAGGGCTGCGGCGAACCCATGGCGGACACCCCGGCGCCGAGCACGTCGGCGGCGCCCGCCGCCCCGGCCCCGGATGACGGCGGCCCGTCGGCGGGCCTCCTGGCGGGCCTCGCAGCCGTGGCCGCCCTGGCCGCAGCCGGCATCTGGCAGTCCCGCCGCCGCACCCGATGA